One window of the Pieris rapae chromosome 11, ilPieRapa1.1, whole genome shotgun sequence genome contains the following:
- the LOC110991592 gene encoding serine/threonine-protein kinase tousled-like 2 isoform X8 produces the protein MSAGSQIQMAPQTTVNTGQPVHNNQDSNMSTGSSHSDKEVDALTPEKSAAMRGSATVPGSALVPPSGATPTIAMPERKRKRKGEEGVGGGGGGGKQRNNSDKNIREYFSKHPSSSPVRHTGAKSPSPQSANYPMYPPSPSSISSILAPGADYLRSASQQRPHPSVKQIQTELTCQRIQELETQASSDLELRNNKIDELTRSNEELQLQVQAQNKAIDQHKSHINKCIEVVKKLLNEKSTIEKKEARQRCMQNRLRLGQFVTQRVGATFQENWTDGYAFQELTRRQEEITAEKEEIDRQKKLLMKKRPSNSEGRGKRTSSVAAPTTPQPLHNGTDPPTFLKPDPLPSLNWQEYYEADEILKLRQSALKKEDADLQLEMEKLERERNLHIRELKRIHNEDQSRFSQHPVLSDRYLLLMLLGKGGFSEVHKAFDLREQRYTACKVHQLNKDWKEDKKANYIKHALREYNIHKALDHPRIVKLYDVFEIDGNSFCTVLEYCNGHDLDFYLKQHKTIPEREARSIVMQVVSALKYLNEIKPPVIHYDLKPGNILLTEGNVCGEIKITDFGLSKVMDEENYNPDHGMDLTSQGAGTYWYLPPECFVVGKNPPKISSKVDVWSVGVIFYQCLYGKKPFGHNQSQATILEENTILKATEVQFANKPTVSNEAKSFIRACLAYRKEERIDVFGLARHEYLQPPMPKPRGAPGNTHAHQPAFPPSMYASSSS, from the exons ATGTCAGCTGGCTCACAAATTCAAATGGCACCTCAAACTACTGTCAACACGGGCCAGCCAGTACATAATAATCAGGACTCCAATATGAGCACAG GATCATCTCATAGTGATAAAGAAGTAGATGCATTAACTCCTGAAAAGTCAGCTGCTATGAGAGGTTCTGCAACTGTACCAGGCAGTGCTTTAGTGCCACCGAGTGGAGCTACACCTACTATAGCAATGCCAGAAAGGAAAAGAAAGCGAAAAG GTGAGGAAGGTGTTGGCGGGGGTGGGGGTGGTGGTAAGCAAAGAAACAATTCTGATAAGAACATTCGTGAATATTTCTCAAAGCACCCATCGTCCAGTCCGGTACGGCACACCGGGGCGAAGTCACCGTCGCCGCAAAGCGCCAATTATCCTATG TACCCACCGTCACCATCATCAATATCATCAATATTGGCTCCGGGAGCTGATTACTTACGTTCCGCCTCGCAACAGCGACCTCACCCTTCTGTTAAACAG ATTCAGACAGAACTGACATGTCAGAGGATACAAGAGTTAGAAACTCAGGCTTCGTCTGACTTAGAgctaagaaataataaaatagatgaaTTAACAAGGAGTAATGAAGAGTTGCAGCTTCAAGTTCAAGCGCAGAATAAG GCTATCGATCAACATAAatcacatattaataaatgtatagaggttgtaaaaaagttattaaatgaGAAGAGTACTATTGAAAAGAAAGAGGCTCGACAGAGATGTATGCAAAACAGATTAAGGCTGGGGCAATTTGTGACTCAGCGAGTTGGTGCTACTTTCCAAGAGAACTGGACTGACGGATATGCATTTCAAGAACTAACAAG GCGGCAAGAGGAGATAACGGCTGAGAAAGAGGAGATCGATCGGCAGAAGAAACTCCTGATGAAGAAGCGGCCGTCCAACAGTGAGGGCAGAGGCAAACGAACGTCCAGCGTGGCGGCGCCTACGACGCCCCAGCCTCTTCACAACGGCACCGACCCGCCCACCTTCCTCAAGCCCGACCCTCTGCCCAGTCTCAACTGGCAGGAGTACTACGAGGCCGACGAGATCCTCAAG CTAAGACAAAGCGCGTTGAAAAAGGAAGATGCAGATTTGCAGCTCGAAATGGAGAAATTGGAGAGGGAAAGAAATCTTCACATCAGGGAATTGAAGAGAATACACAATGAAGATCAGAGTAGATTCTCACAACATCCAGTGCTGTCTGATAG ATATCTGCTGCTAATGTTGTTGGGCAAGGGTGGTTTTAGTGAGGTTCACAAGGCCTTTGACCTTAGAGAACAGCGCTACACCGCCTGCAAGGTTCACCAGCTCAACAAGGATTGGAAGGAGGACAAGAAGGCCAACTATATCAA ACATGCCCTCCGGGAGTACAACATTCACAAGGCCCTTGACCACCCTCGGATCGTGAAGTTGTATGATGTTTTCGAAATCGATGGAAATTCATTTTGTACAGTGCTCGAATATTGCAATGGCCATGATCTTGACTTCTATCTTAAGCAG CATAAGACAATACCGGAGCGAGAAGCTAGATCAATAGTGATGCAAGTGGTGTCCGctctaaaatatctaaatgaGATAAAGCCTCCAGTGATACATTATGACCTCAAACCGGGAAATATATTACTCACTGAGGGTAATGTCTGCGGAGAGATCAAAATCACTGACTTTGGCCTCTCAAAAGTGATGGACGAGGAGAACTATAATCCCGACCATGGAATGGATCTCACCAGCCAAGGGGCTGGTACCTATTG gtATCTGCCCCCTGAGTGCTTCGTGGTCGGCAAGAATCCGCCAAAGATAAGCAGCAAGGTAGACGTGTGGAGCGTAGGTGTAATCTTCTACCAATGCCTCTATGGGAAGAAGCCGTTTGGACACAACCAAAGCCAGGCGACTATCCTCGAGGAGAACACTATTCTAAAGGCAACGGAAGTACAGTTTGCCAATAAGCCCACTGTCAGTAATGAGGCTAAG AGTTTCATCCGCGCCTGCCTGGCCTACCGCAAAGAGGAGCGGATCGACGTGTTCGGGCTGGCGCGGCACGAGTATCTCCAACCGCCCATGCCCAAGCCCCGGGGCGCCCCCGGCAACACCCACGCCCACCAACCGGCGTTCCCGCCCTCCATGTACGCCAGCTCCTCTTCCTAG
- the LOC110991592 gene encoding serine/threonine-protein kinase tousled-like 2 isoform X9: MHDHKNGSNFIKIGHTNAFFKRSSHSDKEVDALTPEKSAAMRGSATVPGSALVPPSGATPTIAMPERKRKRKGEEGVGGGGGGGKQRNNSDKNIREYFSKHPSSSPVRHTGAKSPSPQSANYPMYPPSPSSISSILAPGADYLRSASQQRPHPSVKQIQTELTCQRIQELETQASSDLELRNNKIDELTRSNEELQLQVQAQNKAIDQHKSHINKCIEVVKKLLNEKSTIEKKEARQRCMQNRLRLGQFVTQRVGATFQENWTDGYAFQELTRRQEEITAEKEEIDRQKKLLMKKRPSNSEGRGKRTSSVAAPTTPQPLHNGTDPPTFLKPDPLPSLNWQEYYEADEILKLRQSALKKEDADLQLEMEKLERERNLHIRELKRIHNEDQSRFSQHPVLSDRYLLLMLLGKGGFSEVHKAFDLREQRYTACKVHQLNKDWKEDKKANYIKHALREYNIHKALDHPRIVKLYDVFEIDGNSFCTVLEYCNGHDLDFYLKQHKTIPEREARSIVMQVVSALKYLNEIKPPVIHYDLKPGNILLTEGNVCGEIKITDFGLSKVMDEENYNPDHGMDLTSQGAGTYWYLPPECFVVGKNPPKISSKVDVWSVGVIFYQCLYGKKPFGHNQSQATILEENTILKATEVQFANKPTVSNEAKSFIRACLAYRKEERIDVFGLARHEYLQPPMPKPRGAPGNTHAHQPAFPPSMYASSSS, from the exons ATGCATGATCATAAAAATGGGTCAAACTTTATCAAAATTGGTCACACCAACGCTTTTTTCAAAA GATCATCTCATAGTGATAAAGAAGTAGATGCATTAACTCCTGAAAAGTCAGCTGCTATGAGAGGTTCTGCAACTGTACCAGGCAGTGCTTTAGTGCCACCGAGTGGAGCTACACCTACTATAGCAATGCCAGAAAGGAAAAGAAAGCGAAAAG GTGAGGAAGGTGTTGGCGGGGGTGGGGGTGGTGGTAAGCAAAGAAACAATTCTGATAAGAACATTCGTGAATATTTCTCAAAGCACCCATCGTCCAGTCCGGTACGGCACACCGGGGCGAAGTCACCGTCGCCGCAAAGCGCCAATTATCCTATG TACCCACCGTCACCATCATCAATATCATCAATATTGGCTCCGGGAGCTGATTACTTACGTTCCGCCTCGCAACAGCGACCTCACCCTTCTGTTAAACAG ATTCAGACAGAACTGACATGTCAGAGGATACAAGAGTTAGAAACTCAGGCTTCGTCTGACTTAGAgctaagaaataataaaatagatgaaTTAACAAGGAGTAATGAAGAGTTGCAGCTTCAAGTTCAAGCGCAGAATAAG GCTATCGATCAACATAAatcacatattaataaatgtatagaggttgtaaaaaagttattaaatgaGAAGAGTACTATTGAAAAGAAAGAGGCTCGACAGAGATGTATGCAAAACAGATTAAGGCTGGGGCAATTTGTGACTCAGCGAGTTGGTGCTACTTTCCAAGAGAACTGGACTGACGGATATGCATTTCAAGAACTAACAAG GCGGCAAGAGGAGATAACGGCTGAGAAAGAGGAGATCGATCGGCAGAAGAAACTCCTGATGAAGAAGCGGCCGTCCAACAGTGAGGGCAGAGGCAAACGAACGTCCAGCGTGGCGGCGCCTACGACGCCCCAGCCTCTTCACAACGGCACCGACCCGCCCACCTTCCTCAAGCCCGACCCTCTGCCCAGTCTCAACTGGCAGGAGTACTACGAGGCCGACGAGATCCTCAAG CTAAGACAAAGCGCGTTGAAAAAGGAAGATGCAGATTTGCAGCTCGAAATGGAGAAATTGGAGAGGGAAAGAAATCTTCACATCAGGGAATTGAAGAGAATACACAATGAAGATCAGAGTAGATTCTCACAACATCCAGTGCTGTCTGATAG ATATCTGCTGCTAATGTTGTTGGGCAAGGGTGGTTTTAGTGAGGTTCACAAGGCCTTTGACCTTAGAGAACAGCGCTACACCGCCTGCAAGGTTCACCAGCTCAACAAGGATTGGAAGGAGGACAAGAAGGCCAACTATATCAA ACATGCCCTCCGGGAGTACAACATTCACAAGGCCCTTGACCACCCTCGGATCGTGAAGTTGTATGATGTTTTCGAAATCGATGGAAATTCATTTTGTACAGTGCTCGAATATTGCAATGGCCATGATCTTGACTTCTATCTTAAGCAG CATAAGACAATACCGGAGCGAGAAGCTAGATCAATAGTGATGCAAGTGGTGTCCGctctaaaatatctaaatgaGATAAAGCCTCCAGTGATACATTATGACCTCAAACCGGGAAATATATTACTCACTGAGGGTAATGTCTGCGGAGAGATCAAAATCACTGACTTTGGCCTCTCAAAAGTGATGGACGAGGAGAACTATAATCCCGACCATGGAATGGATCTCACCAGCCAAGGGGCTGGTACCTATTG gtATCTGCCCCCTGAGTGCTTCGTGGTCGGCAAGAATCCGCCAAAGATAAGCAGCAAGGTAGACGTGTGGAGCGTAGGTGTAATCTTCTACCAATGCCTCTATGGGAAGAAGCCGTTTGGACACAACCAAAGCCAGGCGACTATCCTCGAGGAGAACACTATTCTAAAGGCAACGGAAGTACAGTTTGCCAATAAGCCCACTGTCAGTAATGAGGCTAAG AGTTTCATCCGCGCCTGCCTGGCCTACCGCAAAGAGGAGCGGATCGACGTGTTCGGGCTGGCGCGGCACGAGTATCTCCAACCGCCCATGCCCAAGCCCCGGGGCGCCCCCGGCAACACCCACGCCCACCAACCGGCGTTCCCGCCCTCCATGTACGCCAGCTCCTCTTCCTAG
- the LOC110991592 gene encoding serine/threonine-protein kinase tousled-like 2 isoform X1 translates to MHFKESFAMSDRQNERGRRNSRCKGAGVKMEHFQAALDPRKQELLEARFLGAKVSAGAVLVESQRVTEFKPMSAGSQIQMAPQTTVNTGQPVHNNQDSNMSTGSSHSDKEVDALTPEKSAAMRGSATVPGSALVPPSGATPTIAMPERKRKRKGEEGVGGGGGGGKQRNNSDKNIREYFSKHPSSSPVRHTGAKSPSPQSANYPMYPPSPSSISSILAPGADYLRSASQQRPHPSVKQIQTELTCQRIQELETQASSDLELRNNKIDELTRSNEELQLQVQAQNKAIDQHKSHINKCIEVVKKLLNEKSTIEKKEARQRCMQNRLRLGQFVTQRVGATFQENWTDGYAFQELTRRQEEITAEKEEIDRQKKLLMKKRPSNSEGRGKRTSSVAAPTTPQPLHNGTDPPTFLKPDPLPSLNWQEYYEADEILKLRQSALKKEDADLQLEMEKLERERNLHIRELKRIHNEDQSRFSQHPVLSDRYLLLMLLGKGGFSEVHKAFDLREQRYTACKVHQLNKDWKEDKKANYIKHALREYNIHKALDHPRIVKLYDVFEIDGNSFCTVLEYCNGHDLDFYLKQHKTIPEREARSIVMQVVSALKYLNEIKPPVIHYDLKPGNILLTEGNVCGEIKITDFGLSKVMDEENYNPDHGMDLTSQGAGTYWYLPPECFVVGKNPPKISSKVDVWSVGVIFYQCLYGKKPFGHNQSQATILEENTILKATEVQFANKPTVSNEAKSFIRACLAYRKEERIDVFGLARHEYLQPPMPKPRGAPGNTHAHQPAFPPSMYASSSS, encoded by the exons ATGCATTTCAAAGAGTCGTTTGCAATGAGCGATCGTCAGAACGAGCGCGGCCGCCGCAACTCTCGCTGCAAGG GCGCTGGCGTCAAAATGGAGCACTTCCAGGCGGCGCTGGATCCTCGCAAGCAGGAGCTGCTGGAGGCTCGCTTTCTAGGCGCCAAG GTGAGCGCGGGGGCGGTACTGGTTGAAAGCCAGCGAGTAACCGAGTTCAAACCG ATGTCAGCTGGCTCACAAATTCAAATGGCACCTCAAACTACTGTCAACACGGGCCAGCCAGTACATAATAATCAGGACTCCAATATGAGCACAG GATCATCTCATAGTGATAAAGAAGTAGATGCATTAACTCCTGAAAAGTCAGCTGCTATGAGAGGTTCTGCAACTGTACCAGGCAGTGCTTTAGTGCCACCGAGTGGAGCTACACCTACTATAGCAATGCCAGAAAGGAAAAGAAAGCGAAAAG GTGAGGAAGGTGTTGGCGGGGGTGGGGGTGGTGGTAAGCAAAGAAACAATTCTGATAAGAACATTCGTGAATATTTCTCAAAGCACCCATCGTCCAGTCCGGTACGGCACACCGGGGCGAAGTCACCGTCGCCGCAAAGCGCCAATTATCCTATG TACCCACCGTCACCATCATCAATATCATCAATATTGGCTCCGGGAGCTGATTACTTACGTTCCGCCTCGCAACAGCGACCTCACCCTTCTGTTAAACAG ATTCAGACAGAACTGACATGTCAGAGGATACAAGAGTTAGAAACTCAGGCTTCGTCTGACTTAGAgctaagaaataataaaatagatgaaTTAACAAGGAGTAATGAAGAGTTGCAGCTTCAAGTTCAAGCGCAGAATAAG GCTATCGATCAACATAAatcacatattaataaatgtatagaggttgtaaaaaagttattaaatgaGAAGAGTACTATTGAAAAGAAAGAGGCTCGACAGAGATGTATGCAAAACAGATTAAGGCTGGGGCAATTTGTGACTCAGCGAGTTGGTGCTACTTTCCAAGAGAACTGGACTGACGGATATGCATTTCAAGAACTAACAAG GCGGCAAGAGGAGATAACGGCTGAGAAAGAGGAGATCGATCGGCAGAAGAAACTCCTGATGAAGAAGCGGCCGTCCAACAGTGAGGGCAGAGGCAAACGAACGTCCAGCGTGGCGGCGCCTACGACGCCCCAGCCTCTTCACAACGGCACCGACCCGCCCACCTTCCTCAAGCCCGACCCTCTGCCCAGTCTCAACTGGCAGGAGTACTACGAGGCCGACGAGATCCTCAAG CTAAGACAAAGCGCGTTGAAAAAGGAAGATGCAGATTTGCAGCTCGAAATGGAGAAATTGGAGAGGGAAAGAAATCTTCACATCAGGGAATTGAAGAGAATACACAATGAAGATCAGAGTAGATTCTCACAACATCCAGTGCTGTCTGATAG ATATCTGCTGCTAATGTTGTTGGGCAAGGGTGGTTTTAGTGAGGTTCACAAGGCCTTTGACCTTAGAGAACAGCGCTACACCGCCTGCAAGGTTCACCAGCTCAACAAGGATTGGAAGGAGGACAAGAAGGCCAACTATATCAA ACATGCCCTCCGGGAGTACAACATTCACAAGGCCCTTGACCACCCTCGGATCGTGAAGTTGTATGATGTTTTCGAAATCGATGGAAATTCATTTTGTACAGTGCTCGAATATTGCAATGGCCATGATCTTGACTTCTATCTTAAGCAG CATAAGACAATACCGGAGCGAGAAGCTAGATCAATAGTGATGCAAGTGGTGTCCGctctaaaatatctaaatgaGATAAAGCCTCCAGTGATACATTATGACCTCAAACCGGGAAATATATTACTCACTGAGGGTAATGTCTGCGGAGAGATCAAAATCACTGACTTTGGCCTCTCAAAAGTGATGGACGAGGAGAACTATAATCCCGACCATGGAATGGATCTCACCAGCCAAGGGGCTGGTACCTATTG gtATCTGCCCCCTGAGTGCTTCGTGGTCGGCAAGAATCCGCCAAAGATAAGCAGCAAGGTAGACGTGTGGAGCGTAGGTGTAATCTTCTACCAATGCCTCTATGGGAAGAAGCCGTTTGGACACAACCAAAGCCAGGCGACTATCCTCGAGGAGAACACTATTCTAAAGGCAACGGAAGTACAGTTTGCCAATAAGCCCACTGTCAGTAATGAGGCTAAG AGTTTCATCCGCGCCTGCCTGGCCTACCGCAAAGAGGAGCGGATCGACGTGTTCGGGCTGGCGCGGCACGAGTATCTCCAACCGCCCATGCCCAAGCCCCGGGGCGCCCCCGGCAACACCCACGCCCACCAACCGGCGTTCCCGCCCTCCATGTACGCCAGCTCCTCTTCCTAG
- the LOC110991592 gene encoding serine/threonine-protein kinase tousled-like 2 isoform X4 yields the protein MEHFQAALDPRKQELLEARFLGAKVSAGAVLVESQRVTEFKPMSAGSQIQMAPQTTVNTGQPVHNNQDSNMSTGSSHSDKEVDALTPEKSAAMRGSATVPGSALVPPSGATPTIAMPERKRKRKGEEGVGGGGGGGKQRNNSDKNIREYFSKHPSSSPVRHTGAKSPSPQSANYPMYPPSPSSISSILAPGADYLRSASQQRPHPSVKQIQTELTCQRIQELETQASSDLELRNNKIDELTRSNEELQLQVQAQNKAIDQHKSHINKCIEVVKKLLNEKSTIEKKEARQRCMQNRLRLGQFVTQRVGATFQENWTDGYAFQELTRRQEEITAEKEEIDRQKKLLMKKRPSNSEGRGKRTSSVAAPTTPQPLHNGTDPPTFLKPDPLPSLNWQEYYEADEILKLRQSALKKEDADLQLEMEKLERERNLHIRELKRIHNEDQSRFSQHPVLSDRYLLLMLLGKGGFSEVHKAFDLREQRYTACKVHQLNKDWKEDKKANYIKHALREYNIHKALDHPRIVKLYDVFEIDGNSFCTVLEYCNGHDLDFYLKQHKTIPEREARSIVMQVVSALKYLNEIKPPVIHYDLKPGNILLTEGNVCGEIKITDFGLSKVMDEENYNPDHGMDLTSQGAGTYWYLPPECFVVGKNPPKISSKVDVWSVGVIFYQCLYGKKPFGHNQSQATILEENTILKATEVQFANKPTVSNEAKSFIRACLAYRKEERIDVFGLARHEYLQPPMPKPRGAPGNTHAHQPAFPPSMYASSSS from the exons ATGGAGCACTTCCAGGCGGCGCTGGATCCTCGCAAGCAGGAGCTGCTGGAGGCTCGCTTTCTAGGCGCCAAG GTGAGCGCGGGGGCGGTACTGGTTGAAAGCCAGCGAGTAACCGAGTTCAAACCG ATGTCAGCTGGCTCACAAATTCAAATGGCACCTCAAACTACTGTCAACACGGGCCAGCCAGTACATAATAATCAGGACTCCAATATGAGCACAG GATCATCTCATAGTGATAAAGAAGTAGATGCATTAACTCCTGAAAAGTCAGCTGCTATGAGAGGTTCTGCAACTGTACCAGGCAGTGCTTTAGTGCCACCGAGTGGAGCTACACCTACTATAGCAATGCCAGAAAGGAAAAGAAAGCGAAAAG GTGAGGAAGGTGTTGGCGGGGGTGGGGGTGGTGGTAAGCAAAGAAACAATTCTGATAAGAACATTCGTGAATATTTCTCAAAGCACCCATCGTCCAGTCCGGTACGGCACACCGGGGCGAAGTCACCGTCGCCGCAAAGCGCCAATTATCCTATG TACCCACCGTCACCATCATCAATATCATCAATATTGGCTCCGGGAGCTGATTACTTACGTTCCGCCTCGCAACAGCGACCTCACCCTTCTGTTAAACAG ATTCAGACAGAACTGACATGTCAGAGGATACAAGAGTTAGAAACTCAGGCTTCGTCTGACTTAGAgctaagaaataataaaatagatgaaTTAACAAGGAGTAATGAAGAGTTGCAGCTTCAAGTTCAAGCGCAGAATAAG GCTATCGATCAACATAAatcacatattaataaatgtatagaggttgtaaaaaagttattaaatgaGAAGAGTACTATTGAAAAGAAAGAGGCTCGACAGAGATGTATGCAAAACAGATTAAGGCTGGGGCAATTTGTGACTCAGCGAGTTGGTGCTACTTTCCAAGAGAACTGGACTGACGGATATGCATTTCAAGAACTAACAAG GCGGCAAGAGGAGATAACGGCTGAGAAAGAGGAGATCGATCGGCAGAAGAAACTCCTGATGAAGAAGCGGCCGTCCAACAGTGAGGGCAGAGGCAAACGAACGTCCAGCGTGGCGGCGCCTACGACGCCCCAGCCTCTTCACAACGGCACCGACCCGCCCACCTTCCTCAAGCCCGACCCTCTGCCCAGTCTCAACTGGCAGGAGTACTACGAGGCCGACGAGATCCTCAAG CTAAGACAAAGCGCGTTGAAAAAGGAAGATGCAGATTTGCAGCTCGAAATGGAGAAATTGGAGAGGGAAAGAAATCTTCACATCAGGGAATTGAAGAGAATACACAATGAAGATCAGAGTAGATTCTCACAACATCCAGTGCTGTCTGATAG ATATCTGCTGCTAATGTTGTTGGGCAAGGGTGGTTTTAGTGAGGTTCACAAGGCCTTTGACCTTAGAGAACAGCGCTACACCGCCTGCAAGGTTCACCAGCTCAACAAGGATTGGAAGGAGGACAAGAAGGCCAACTATATCAA ACATGCCCTCCGGGAGTACAACATTCACAAGGCCCTTGACCACCCTCGGATCGTGAAGTTGTATGATGTTTTCGAAATCGATGGAAATTCATTTTGTACAGTGCTCGAATATTGCAATGGCCATGATCTTGACTTCTATCTTAAGCAG CATAAGACAATACCGGAGCGAGAAGCTAGATCAATAGTGATGCAAGTGGTGTCCGctctaaaatatctaaatgaGATAAAGCCTCCAGTGATACATTATGACCTCAAACCGGGAAATATATTACTCACTGAGGGTAATGTCTGCGGAGAGATCAAAATCACTGACTTTGGCCTCTCAAAAGTGATGGACGAGGAGAACTATAATCCCGACCATGGAATGGATCTCACCAGCCAAGGGGCTGGTACCTATTG gtATCTGCCCCCTGAGTGCTTCGTGGTCGGCAAGAATCCGCCAAAGATAAGCAGCAAGGTAGACGTGTGGAGCGTAGGTGTAATCTTCTACCAATGCCTCTATGGGAAGAAGCCGTTTGGACACAACCAAAGCCAGGCGACTATCCTCGAGGAGAACACTATTCTAAAGGCAACGGAAGTACAGTTTGCCAATAAGCCCACTGTCAGTAATGAGGCTAAG AGTTTCATCCGCGCCTGCCTGGCCTACCGCAAAGAGGAGCGGATCGACGTGTTCGGGCTGGCGCGGCACGAGTATCTCCAACCGCCCATGCCCAAGCCCCGGGGCGCCCCCGGCAACACCCACGCCCACCAACCGGCGTTCCCGCCCTCCATGTACGCCAGCTCCTCTTCCTAG